From the Halalkalicoccus sp. CGA53 genome, one window contains:
- a CDS encoding glycerol dehydrogenase, producing the protein MTYVFEAPGSYVQGRDVSAAIGSHAESLGDHALVLGDDVVLSLVADPVEEGFRDRGIETTVEEFGEESSEEEVARIAGIGADAGADIVVGAGGGKALDTAKAVAIENDVAMVSMPTIASTDAPTSALSVIYTPEGEFEEYWFHERHPDLVLVDTALVATAPTRFFTSGIGDALATWFEADAAYRSSAENMVGGRSTRAAHRLGRLCYETLREHAVSAVHAVENDAVTESVEAVTEANTLLSGLGFESGGLAAAHAVHNGLTQLEETHHATHGEKVNVGTLTQLVLEGHDDAFVEELIEFSLAADLPVTLSGIGIDDPESADLGSVAEAACAGGETIHNEPFEVTPAMVEDALRTADALGRDASEAA; encoded by the coding sequence ATGACCTACGTCTTCGAGGCACCCGGATCGTACGTACAGGGCCGCGACGTGAGCGCGGCGATCGGATCACACGCGGAGAGCCTCGGCGACCACGCGCTGGTCCTCGGCGACGACGTCGTCCTGTCGCTGGTCGCCGACCCGGTCGAAGAAGGCTTCCGGGATCGGGGGATCGAGACGACCGTCGAGGAGTTCGGCGAGGAGTCCTCGGAGGAGGAGGTAGCGCGGATCGCGGGGATCGGCGCCGACGCCGGAGCCGACATCGTCGTCGGCGCGGGCGGCGGGAAGGCCCTCGATACGGCGAAGGCCGTCGCGATCGAGAACGACGTGGCGATGGTCTCGATGCCGACGATCGCCTCGACCGACGCCCCGACGAGCGCGCTCTCGGTGATCTACACCCCCGAGGGGGAGTTCGAGGAGTACTGGTTTCACGAGCGCCACCCCGACCTCGTCCTCGTCGACACCGCCCTCGTCGCGACCGCGCCCACCCGATTCTTCACCTCCGGGATCGGCGACGCGCTCGCGACCTGGTTCGAGGCGGACGCCGCCTATCGGTCGAGCGCGGAGAACATGGTCGGCGGGCGGTCGACGCGGGCCGCCCACCGCCTCGGTCGACTCTGCTACGAGACGCTCCGCGAACACGCCGTCTCGGCGGTCCACGCCGTCGAGAACGACGCGGTGACCGAGAGCGTCGAGGCGGTCACCGAGGCGAACACCCTGCTCTCGGGACTGGGCTTCGAGAGCGGCGGGCTCGCGGCCGCCCACGCGGTCCACAACGGGCTGACACAGCTCGAGGAGACGCATCACGCCACCCACGGTGAGAAGGTGAACGTCGGCACGCTCACGCAGCTGGTTCTGGAGGGCCACGACGACGCGTTCGTCGAGGAGCTGATCGAGTTCTCGCTCGCGGCCGACCTGCCCGTGACGCTCTCGGGGATCGGGATCGACGACCCGGAGAGCGCCGATCTCGGGAGCGTCGCGGAGGCCGCCTGCGCCGGGGGCGAGACGATCCACAACGAGCCGTTCGAGGTCACGCCCGCGATGGTCGAGGACGCGCTGCGGACCGCCGACGCGCTCGGTCGCGACGCGAGCGAGGCCGCCTGA
- a CDS encoding NUDIX hydrolase, whose protein sequence is METTRHFTATAYIVNDGATALHHHERLGIEVPPGGHVDRDELPHETALREIEEETGLEATLVDDTREVTGPDGVSLPRPRHVMLYDINVHADGSVGHQHVDLLYYASVGSREISPAPGEAGTEAWSWYTSEELRESEVDSDTVELGCEAIDVVENGG, encoded by the coding sequence ATGGAGACGACGCGTCACTTCACCGCCACCGCGTACATCGTCAACGACGGAGCCACGGCGCTCCACCACCATGAGCGCCTCGGCATCGAGGTGCCACCCGGGGGCCACGTCGACCGGGACGAACTGCCACACGAGACGGCCCTGCGGGAGATCGAGGAGGAGACCGGCCTCGAGGCGACGCTCGTGGACGACACCCGGGAGGTGACCGGCCCCGATGGGGTGAGTCTCCCGAGGCCGCGACACGTGATGCTCTACGACATCAACGTCCACGCCGACGGCTCGGTCGGCCACCAGCACGTCGATCTGCTCTACTACGCGAGCGTCGGGAGCCGCGAGATCAGCCCCGCGCCGGGCGAGGCCGGGACCGAGGCCTGGTCGTGGTACACCTCGGAGGAGCTACGCGAGAGCGAGGTCGATTCGGATACGGTCGAACTCGGTTGCGAGGCGATCGACGTCGTCGAGAACGGCGGTTAG
- a CDS encoding asparagine synthase C-terminal domain-containing protein — protein MSLHGASADLVERAIETADPLPGDRGFAGELPGGKLVRDVLGRYPLFTEREGTGWAFSPTDLADPVSFPTGHVRDEGGLERVWTLPEPEPTAEDGDAIEGLRDGLGESLDAIDTDGTAVAFSGGVDSAVVASALSVPCYVAGFEGSHDLEAARSAADLLGLELVEIDVTHGEIERAAGRVARATGRTNAMDVSIALTLFLVGERAAADGFDRLALGQGADELFGGYEKVARLDHRVEAESVRGAAREAVSSLPHGLERDVLALRASGVEPVVPLLDDRLIEIALRLDGEHLVRDGVRKWAFREAARAFVPDEVTRRGKKAVQYGSLVSRELDRLARQAGYKRRIDRHVDRYVESLLDSED, from the coding sequence ATGAGCCTCCACGGCGCTTCCGCCGACCTCGTCGAACGGGCGATCGAGACGGCCGATCCGCTCCCCGGGGACCGGGGGTTCGCCGGCGAACTGCCCGGGGGAAAACTCGTCCGGGACGTCCTCGGCAGGTACCCGCTGTTCACCGAGCGCGAGGGGACCGGGTGGGCGTTCTCGCCGACGGATCTCGCCGATCCGGTCTCGTTCCCGACAGGCCACGTTCGCGACGAGGGCGGACTCGAACGGGTCTGGACGCTCCCGGAGCCGGAACCGACCGCGGAGGACGGCGACGCGATCGAGGGACTCCGCGACGGGCTCGGCGAGAGTCTGGACGCGATCGACACGGACGGGACCGCGGTCGCCTTTTCGGGCGGGGTCGACTCCGCCGTGGTCGCGAGCGCGCTCTCGGTACCGTGTTACGTCGCGGGCTTCGAGGGGAGTCACGATCTCGAAGCCGCCCGCTCGGCCGCCGACCTGCTCGGGCTGGAGCTGGTCGAGATCGACGTCACCCACGGGGAGATCGAGCGGGCAGCAGGGAGGGTAGCGCGGGCGACCGGTCGGACGAACGCGATGGACGTCTCGATCGCGCTCACGCTCTTTCTGGTCGGTGAGCGTGCGGCGGCGGACGGCTTCGACCGCCTCGCGCTCGGTCAGGGCGCGGACGAACTGTTCGGCGGCTACGAGAAGGTCGCCCGTCTCGACCACCGCGTCGAGGCCGAATCCGTGCGTGGGGCCGCCCGGGAGGCGGTCTCGTCACTTCCCCACGGCCTCGAACGCGACGTGCTCGCCCTGCGCGCGTCGGGCGTCGAACCCGTCGTGCCGCTGCTCGACGACCGTCTGATCGAGATCGCACTCCGTCTCGACGGCGAGCATCTCGTTCGTGACGGGGTCCGAAAGTGGGCGTTCCGCGAGGCCGCGCGGGCGTTCGTCCCGGACGAGGTCACGAGGAGGGGAAAGAAGGCGGTCCAGTACGGCAGCCTCGTCTCGCGCGAACTCGACCGGCTGGCGCGGCAGGCGGGCTACAAGCGGCGGATCGACCGCCACGTGGATCGGTACGTCGAGTCGCTGCTCGATTCCGAGGACTAA
- a CDS encoding PHP domain-containing protein encodes MLTVELHAHSELSYDGRDPIDLLLEQAAAVGLDALAITDHDEIDASLEAAALAPQFGLVGIPGIEITTEAGHVLGLGITEQVPAGLPYDETLSRIRELGGVAVVPHPFQKSRSGVAYNVTRHQLASADAIEIYNSRLLTGIANMRAERFASERNLPVTAGSDAHISEMVGQAVTNVDSEAEEGLEGILNAIREGRTTVEGKRTPWRISFRQAGGGAKRRVKNRLRSVVPR; translated from the coding sequence GTGCTGACCGTCGAACTCCACGCGCACTCCGAGCTCTCTTACGACGGTCGAGACCCGATCGACCTGCTGCTCGAACAGGCCGCAGCGGTGGGACTGGACGCGCTCGCGATCACCGACCACGACGAGATCGACGCGAGCCTCGAGGCCGCCGCACTCGCCCCGCAGTTCGGTCTCGTCGGCATCCCCGGCATCGAGATCACGACCGAGGCGGGTCACGTCCTCGGACTCGGGATCACCGAGCAGGTCCCGGCGGGGCTCCCGTACGACGAGACGCTCTCGCGGATCCGGGAGCTGGGCGGGGTGGCGGTCGTCCCCCACCCGTTCCAGAAGTCCCGAAGCGGCGTCGCGTACAACGTCACCCGCCACCAGCTCGCGAGCGCCGACGCGATCGAGATCTACAACTCACGACTGCTGACCGGGATCGCGAACATGCGGGCCGAACGGTTCGCGAGTGAGCGCAACCTCCCCGTGACCGCCGGGAGCGACGCCCACATCAGCGAGATGGTCGGCCAGGCGGTGACGAACGTCGATTCGGAGGCCGAGGAGGGTCTGGAGGGGATCCTGAACGCGATCCGCGAGGGGCGGACGACCGTCGAGGGCAAGCGGACTCCCTGGCGGATCAGCTTCCGGCAGGCCGGCGGCGGCGCGAAACGCCGGGTGAAGAACCGGCTCCGCTCGGTCGTCCCGCGATGA
- a CDS encoding helix-turn-helix domain-containing protein — protein sequence MVTIVELRFPASQTLFAEAVERDPSIEMELEQVVQATGLPIRVRGVQKRDVEAALDATARIEGYDLISDDTQEWLYSVRCEEGRPRVLGWIVETGGTVLSATLSGGTWSVRLRYTLHADVERTVELLRENGIEIDIGSIRSVSEEDIPAVGLTPEQYEALSLAVEYGYFEIPRRTSLEELSNHLDISHQSLSERLRRAQKGLLNTNLTRADADSQKAF from the coding sequence ATGGTCACGATAGTGGAACTCCGGTTCCCCGCGTCACAGACGCTGTTCGCGGAGGCGGTCGAACGAGATCCCTCGATCGAGATGGAGCTCGAACAGGTGGTGCAGGCGACCGGGCTCCCGATCAGGGTCCGGGGTGTGCAGAAACGGGACGTGGAGGCGGCCCTCGATGCGACGGCCCGTATCGAGGGGTACGATCTGATCTCCGACGACACACAGGAGTGGCTCTACTCGGTCCGGTGCGAGGAGGGTCGGCCCCGGGTGCTGGGGTGGATCGTCGAGACGGGGGGTACGGTCCTCTCGGCCACGCTCTCGGGGGGGACGTGGTCGGTTCGGTTGCGCTACACGCTGCACGCCGACGTCGAACGAACGGTCGAACTGCTCCGGGAGAACGGTATCGAGATCGACATCGGCTCGATCCGAAGCGTCTCGGAGGAGGACATACCCGCGGTCGGTCTCACGCCGGAACAGTACGAGGCGCTCTCGCTGGCGGTCGAGTACGGCTACTTCGAGATCCCTCGCCGGACCTCCCTGGAGGAGCTGTCGAACCACCTCGACATCTCACACCAGTCCCTCTCGGAACGGCTCCGGAGAGCGCAGAAGGGGCTCCTGAACACGAACCTCACACGCGCGGACGCCGACTCCCAGAAGGCGTTCTGA
- a CDS encoding DUF7344 domain-containing protein yields the protein MSQTMYTANESVLSGVELAPDERYSLLASARRRLALDLLAETTATLDLEEFAAGIVAREGTIPADSDAIERVAISLHHVHLPALADADVLEYDPERRLIEPTDRIGG from the coding sequence ATGTCACAGACCATGTACACGGCGAACGAGAGCGTACTGAGCGGGGTCGAACTGGCCCCGGACGAGCGGTACAGCCTGCTCGCGTCGGCCCGCCGCCGACTGGCGCTCGACCTCCTCGCGGAGACGACAGCGACGCTCGACCTCGAGGAGTTCGCGGCGGGCATCGTCGCCCGGGAGGGGACGATCCCCGCCGACAGTGACGCCATCGAGCGCGTCGCCATCTCGCTTCACCACGTCCACCTCCCCGCGCTGGCCGACGCCGACGTCCTCGAGTACGACCCGGAGAGGCGCTTGATCGAGCCGACCGACCGGATCGGGGGCTGA
- a CDS encoding PAS domain S-box protein, with the protein MGASGLTDTLRETLAVFDGSGEPRTTPEVAERLDLGRRSTYARLERLVDHDRLETKKVGANARVWWRPPPERPSGDGDDPSVRSPTSIEVFASDPSAAAESLVADVIDDVGVGVFVLDEEFRVAWINRATERYFGFDREEVVGSDKRRLVEERVGPVVADGDAFADRVLATYDDNTYVECFECHVTAGEAREERWLEHRSKPIETGAFAGGRIELYYDVTERKRSERARRRDTERFGSLIDAVEEYAIFTLDTQGYVRSWNPGAERIKGYEVGEILGEHFSGFYTDDDRTAGVPEENLSEARAEGSVEDEGWRVRADGTRFWASVTITAIRDEDGALEGYAKVTRDTTDRREYEEEIRRERDFTRRLLETVPVGVLTVGTDGTIDTANRRAVELLELDRDADGTYTLGDVELTDEEGDPLAPDERPFVETIETGGSVRNRHFRLRSSNGCRRWLSTNAEPMVADGGEADRALLTVEDVSQRVEQAERLERQRDDLESELEEVLGRVTDAFYAVDDEWRFTHVNERAEELIDVEGSGLVGKDIWATFEWAAESRLREEYERAMVTQEPTSFDLFYPDPLDAWFEIHAYPGESGLSVYFRDITKRKERQLELERYAGIVDAVGEPVYEVDTAGRLVFVNEAFVEYSGYEESELLGRHVSIGMDEEAIDRVERRVAKLLANGGDGTTAVEYEVRTKGGDRIPVENRISLLTDDDGRIRGSAGMLWDVSDRKEAERAVLESEERLRLALEAAELGAWELDLRTGESPVRSPQHDRIFGYEEPLEDWSVDRFLEHVHPEDREAVERLFDDAFETGEWTFECRIVRADGEERWVEAHGEFEFDDGGEPIRAIGVVRDVTERKERERTLETQVHQQEVVADLGTAALEDADLDALMRDATRLVADTLDTEYCKVLDLDGDAGELLLRQGVGWNEGLVGEATVSAVEDDSQAAHTLAVEEPVVVEDLRTESRFSGPDLLRDHDVRSGISTIIGPAADPWGILGTHDTDPREFTDLDVSFVQSVTNVLASAIDRHEYERRLLSQREELAALDDLNSIVSEVTDTVIEQSTREKIEQAVCDALARTDAYEFAWLAEVDSATNTFRPRASARTRGYADRVVVSLDPDDPGNEGPGARAVRERETQVVRNVFSDPSFEPWREAAAEFGFTAVAAIPVVHEGTVYGVLGVYADRPDAFDTAERAVIDRLGEVVGHAIAAVERKRALMSDELIELDLRITDVLSALGSPVEMPGTMTLEYTIPLGDDEFLVYGTATPDAIDTVCGLVDTIPHWDAVTVRSRGDPTRFELRLTDPPLLSVVADHGGYIDSAVVEDGDYRVTIHLPPGVDVRRLLDGVEEAYPGTEMHRRRQLTRSGDDPHRIQRRLLRSLTDRQRAALDTAYHAGYFEWPREADGTEVADSLGVAPTTFHQHLRKAESKVVGSLYSSVTGSDG; encoded by the coding sequence ATGGGAGCGAGTGGACTGACCGACACCCTCCGGGAAACGCTCGCGGTCTTCGACGGCTCCGGGGAACCGCGGACGACGCCCGAGGTGGCAGAGCGTCTCGACCTCGGCCGTCGAAGCACGTACGCCCGGCTGGAGCGACTCGTCGACCACGACCGCCTCGAGACGAAGAAGGTCGGGGCGAACGCCCGCGTGTGGTGGCGGCCGCCCCCAGAGCGACCCTCCGGCGACGGGGATGACCCCTCCGTCCGCTCGCCGACGAGCATCGAGGTGTTCGCGTCGGACCCGTCGGCTGCCGCGGAGTCGCTCGTCGCCGACGTGATCGACGACGTCGGGGTCGGCGTCTTCGTCCTCGACGAGGAGTTCCGGGTCGCCTGGATCAACCGGGCGACCGAGCGGTACTTCGGGTTCGACCGCGAGGAGGTCGTCGGGAGCGACAAACGCCGTCTCGTCGAGGAACGGGTCGGGCCGGTCGTCGCGGACGGCGACGCGTTCGCGGACCGGGTGCTCGCGACCTACGACGACAACACGTACGTCGAATGCTTCGAGTGTCACGTGACGGCGGGCGAGGCTCGCGAGGAACGCTGGCTCGAACACCGGAGCAAACCGATCGAGACCGGCGCGTTCGCTGGCGGACGGATCGAACTCTACTACGACGTCACGGAACGGAAACGCTCGGAACGGGCGCGCAGACGGGACACAGAACGGTTCGGATCGCTGATCGACGCCGTCGAGGAGTACGCCATCTTCACCCTCGACACGCAGGGGTACGTCCGGAGCTGGAACCCCGGTGCCGAGCGGATCAAAGGCTACGAAGTCGGTGAGATCCTCGGCGAGCACTTCTCGGGGTTCTACACCGACGACGACAGGACCGCCGGCGTGCCCGAGGAAAACCTCTCCGAGGCGAGAGCCGAGGGTTCGGTCGAGGACGAGGGCTGGCGCGTCCGGGCCGACGGCACGCGGTTCTGGGCGAGCGTCACGATCACGGCCATCCGGGACGAGGACGGCGCGCTCGAGGGCTACGCGAAGGTCACCCGCGACACGACCGACCGACGCGAGTACGAAGAGGAGATACGTCGAGAGCGGGATTTCACCCGGAGGCTGCTGGAGACGGTCCCCGTCGGCGTGCTGACCGTCGGAACGGACGGGACGATCGACACCGCGAACCGGCGGGCGGTCGAACTCCTCGAACTCGACCGGGACGCCGACGGCACGTACACGCTCGGGGACGTCGAACTCACCGACGAGGAAGGCGACCCACTGGCCCCCGACGAGCGGCCGTTCGTCGAGACGATCGAGACCGGCGGGTCGGTCCGAAACCGACACTTCCGACTGCGGTCGTCGAACGGGTGCCGTCGCTGGCTCTCGACGAACGCCGAGCCGATGGTAGCCGACGGGGGTGAGGCCGATCGGGCCCTCCTCACCGTCGAGGACGTCTCGCAGCGGGTGGAACAGGCCGAACGGCTGGAGCGACAGCGCGACGACCTCGAGAGCGAACTCGAGGAGGTCCTCGGTCGGGTCACCGACGCGTTCTACGCGGTCGACGACGAGTGGCGGTTCACGCACGTCAACGAGCGTGCGGAGGAGCTGATCGACGTCGAGGGCAGCGGGCTCGTCGGGAAGGATATCTGGGCGACGTTCGAGTGGGCCGCCGAGTCGAGGCTTCGCGAGGAGTACGAACGCGCCATGGTGACCCAGGAGCCGACGTCGTTCGACCTCTTCTACCCCGACCCCCTCGACGCCTGGTTCGAGATCCACGCCTATCCCGGGGAGTCCGGGCTGTCGGTCTACTTCCGCGACATCACGAAGCGCAAGGAACGTCAGCTCGAACTCGAACGGTACGCCGGGATCGTCGACGCGGTCGGCGAACCGGTCTACGAGGTCGACACCGCCGGACGACTCGTCTTCGTCAACGAGGCGTTCGTCGAGTACTCGGGCTACGAGGAGTCGGAACTGCTCGGACGGCACGTCTCCATCGGGATGGACGAGGAGGCGATCGACCGGGTCGAGCGGCGTGTCGCCAAGCTGCTCGCGAACGGTGGTGACGGGACGACGGCTGTCGAGTACGAGGTGCGAACGAAAGGGGGCGACCGGATCCCCGTGGAGAACCGGATCTCGCTGCTGACCGACGACGACGGCCGGATCCGTGGCTCGGCGGGGATGCTGTGGGACGTGAGCGACCGAAAGGAGGCCGAGCGGGCCGTACTGGAGAGCGAGGAGCGGCTCCGACTCGCGCTCGAGGCGGCCGAGCTCGGAGCCTGGGAGCTCGACCTCCGGACCGGGGAGTCGCCCGTCCGCTCGCCCCAGCACGACCGGATCTTCGGCTACGAGGAGCCGCTCGAGGACTGGTCGGTCGACCGGTTCCTCGAGCACGTCCACCCGGAGGATCGGGAGGCAGTAGAGCGGCTGTTCGACGACGCCTTCGAGACGGGCGAGTGGACGTTCGAGTGTCGGATCGTCCGCGCGGACGGCGAGGAACGGTGGGTCGAGGCCCACGGCGAGTTCGAGTTCGACGACGGGGGCGAACCCATTCGCGCGATCGGCGTCGTTCGGGACGTCACCGAGCGCAAGGAGCGCGAGCGGACGCTCGAGACGCAGGTCCACCAGCAGGAGGTCGTCGCCGACCTCGGCACGGCCGCGCTCGAGGACGCGGACCTCGACGCGCTGATGAGGGATGCGACGAGGCTGGTCGCCGACACCCTCGATACCGAGTACTGCAAGGTGCTGGATCTGGACGGCGACGCCGGGGAGCTCCTGCTCAGACAGGGCGTCGGGTGGAACGAGGGGCTCGTCGGCGAAGCGACGGTTTCGGCCGTCGAGGACGACTCGCAGGCGGCCCACACGCTGGCGGTCGAGGAGCCGGTGGTCGTCGAGGACCTGAGGACCGAGTCGCGGTTCAGCGGTCCCGACCTCCTCCGGGACCACGACGTGCGAAGCGGCATCAGCACGATCATCGGTCCCGCCGCCGACCCCTGGGGGATCCTCGGAACCCACGACACCGATCCCAGGGAGTTCACCGACCTCGACGTGAGCTTCGTCCAGTCGGTCACGAACGTCCTCGCGAGCGCGATCGACCGTCACGAGTACGAGCGACGGCTCCTCTCCCAGCGCGAGGAACTCGCCGCGCTCGACGACCTCAACTCCATCGTGAGCGAGGTCACGGACACCGTCATCGAACAGTCCACGCGCGAGAAGATCGAACAGGCGGTCTGTGACGCCCTGGCGAGGACCGACGCCTACGAGTTCGCCTGGTTGGCCGAGGTCGACTCGGCCACGAACACCTTCCGACCGCGCGCCAGCGCCCGGACGCGCGGCTACGCCGATCGGGTGGTGGTCTCGTTGGACCCGGACGACCCCGGAAACGAGGGCCCCGGCGCGAGGGCCGTCCGCGAGCGGGAGACGCAGGTCGTCCGGAACGTGTTCTCGGACCCGTCGTTCGAACCGTGGCGGGAGGCCGCCGCCGAGTTCGGCTTCACCGCGGTGGCCGCGATTCCGGTGGTCCACGAGGGGACCGTCTACGGGGTTCTCGGCGTCTACGCCGACCGTCCGGACGCGTTCGACACCGCGGAGCGCGCCGTCATCGATCGGCTCGGAGAGGTCGTCGGCCACGCCATCGCCGCCGTCGAGCGAAAGCGTGCGCTGATGAGCGACGAGCTGATCGAACTCGACCTCCGGATCACGGACGTCCTCTCTGCGCTCGGCTCGCCGGTCGAGATGCCGGGAACGATGACGCTCGAGTACACGATCCCCCTCGGTGACGACGAGTTCCTCGTCTACGGCACCGCGACACCGGACGCCATCGACACGGTGTGCGGTCTCGTCGACACGATCCCCCACTGGGACGCGGTCACCGTCCGTTCGAGGGGAGACCCGACACGCTTCGAACTCCGGCTGACGGACCCGCCGTTGCTCTCGGTCGTCGCGGACCACGGCGGCTACATCGACTCCGCCGTCGTCGAGGACGGTGACTATCGGGTGACGATACACCTCCCGCCGGGCGTCGACGTCCGCCGGCTCCTCGACGGCGTCGAGGAGGCGTATCCGGGGACCGAGATGCACCGCCGCCGGCAGCTCACGCGGTCGGGTGACGACCCACACCGCATCCAGCGCCGTCTCCTGCGGTCGCTCACCGACAGACAGCGCGCCGCCCTCGACACCGCCTACCACGCGGGCTACTTCGAGTGGCCGCGCGAGGCTGACGGTACCGAGGTCGCAGACTCCCTGGGCGTCGCCCCCACGACGTTCCACCAGCACCTCCGGAAGGCGGAGTCGAAGGTGGTGGGCTCGCTGTACTCGTCCGTGACCGGAAGCGACGGGTGA